The nucleotide window AGGCGGCTGGAGGAATCGCAGGGAAAGCCGGCGGCCGTGCTGATTCTCGGCGCGAAAGGGGAGGAGGCGCTCGGGCGGAGCGTCGCCGCCGGCTTGACCGGACGGTCGATGGTCCTATCAGGCGCGACGACGATCCGTGAGTTGATGGCGGCCGTGAAGCGGTGCGGGGTGCTCGTGACCAATGACACGGGTCCGATGCATATCGGCTCGGCGTTCGGTGTGCCGATCGTCGCCGTCTTCGGCCCGACCGACTGGCGGACGACGTCTCCCTCCGGCGCCGGCCATGCCTTGATCCGGCATCCGGTCGAGTGCGCACCCTGCCTCCTGCGCGAATGTCCGATCGATCATCGTTGCATGACCGGGGTGTCGGCCGACCAGGTCTACGAGGCGGCGGCCAAGCTGATCCGCGCTCCCGGCTCCGCTCCTGCAAGGCCGGAGGTGCCGTCGCCGGGCCCGGTTGCGGCGGAGCGGTCCAGCCCTCGGCCTGTCCTCGACGGCGTCACGGTCTTTCTTGATCGGGACGGCACATTGAACGAGGATACAGGCTATTTGAGATCCGCCGCGGAATTGAGGCTCTTGCCCGGTGTGGCGACGAGCCTCGCCAGGCTGAAGGCGGCGGGTGCGCGCCTGGTGGTCGTGACCAATCAATCCGGTGTCGGCCGCGGGTTCTTGAGCCTTAAGGATTTGGAGGCTCTCCACGCGCGGCTGCAGGGCTTGCTGGAGGCGGACGATGCGGCGCTGGACGCCATCTATTTCTGTCCGCATCACCCGGACGACGGATGTCGCTGCCGCAAGCCCGCGCGCGGCATGGTGGATAGGGCCGTGGCCGAGCTGCAGGTCGATCTGCGCCGGTCCTATCTCATCGGCGATCACGCGCGCGACATTCAATTGGCCCACGTCGTCGGCGCGAGATCCGTGCTCCTCGTGCCGGGGCCGATCGATGAGGCGGTCAAGGAGCAGCTCAGGGCCGAGCGGGCGATGCCGGATTTCATCGCGCGGACGATAAGCGAGGCGGCCGAATGGATTCTGACGGATGCGGAATTGCGCGCCGGAACTCCGGCGCAGGCCGGCGAACGGTCGGCCGGATGACGATCGAGCCGGACACTCCGGTGTCTATGACACACCCATGCGCGCACCCATGACGGCCTATCAGCACATCTTGTTCATCAAACCCAGCTCTCTCGGCGACATCGTGCATGCCATGCCCACGCTCGCGGCAGTGCGGCGCGCTCACCCGGACGCCACCGTGGGATGGCTGGTCAAGCGGCAGTGGGCGGGGCTGGTCGAGCGGATCGACGGAGTCGATCACCTGTGGGAAGTGGAGCCGGGGGTCAAGGGCTGGTTGTCGCTGGTGCCGGCGCTGCGCGCCGACCGGTTCGATCTTGCGATCGACCTGCAGGGCCTGTTCCGCAGCGCGATGATGGGCCGGTTGAGCGGCGCGCCCGAGCGCATCGGGTTCGCCAACGCGCGCGAGGGCAGCCCCTGGCTCTACACCAGACGTGTGGCGGTGCCGCATCCCAACATGCATGCCGTGGACCGGTATCTTCTGGTGGCCAAGGCGTTGGGAGCGGATGCGCGCCCGGCCGAATTCAAGTTCCGGATTCCCCACCGAGATCACGAGACGGTGGAGCGGGTTCTCCGGCAGGCGGGCTGGGCGGCCGGGGAACGGCTCATCGCGGTCAACGTATCCGCGCGCTGGCTCACGAAGCGGTGGCCGATCGCCTCATTCGCCGCGCTGTCGGATTTGGTCGTCCAGCGGGACATCGGCTCCGTCCTGTTCATCGGCGGGTCGGACGAGCGGGCGCAGGTCGCGCAGGTTCGCGGGTTGATGAAGGCCCGGTCGTTGGATCTCAGCGGCGCGCTGCCGGTGGGCCTGTTGCCGGCCCTGCTGAGTCGGGTCGAGCTGTTGATCACGAATGATTCCGGGCCGATGCATATCGCCGCCGCCGTGGGCACGCCGGTGGCGGCGATGTTCGGTCCGACCAGTCCGCTGCGCACCGGACCCTACGGGACCGACCATGCGGTGCTTATGCATCCGGTGCCCTGCAGCCCCTGCTTCAGCCGGACCTGCTCGAATTCCCAGCCGCTCGTCTGCCTGACCGACATTACGGTTGACCGGGCCTTCTCGGTTGTGGCAAGTCTCCCTCGGCGGTCGGCACGATCCTTGTGAACCTCTTCATTTCAGAATCCAGCACGGCGGTCGGCGGACAGGAACTGGCTGTGCTCCTGCACGCGGAAGGATTGGCGAAGCGAGGCCACCGGCTGCGCTTGATCCTCGAACCGGGCAGCCCGATCGCCGCTATGGCGGAAGAGAGGCGCCTCCCGGTCACGCTCCTCTCCATGCGTCGAAATCGGTATCCGCAGGCGATCCTCGCGATGCGGCGGCTCATGCACCGCGAGCGTCCGGCCATCCTCCAGGTCAACAGTTCCCGCGACAGCTGGATCGGCTGCATCGCAGTCCGGTTGCTGCAGCCCAGGCCGAAGATCATCCGGATCCGGCACATCTCCACGCCGCTCAACCGCAACATGACCACGCAGCTGCTGTACCGCCGGCTGCTCGACATGGTGGTGGTGACCGGCGGCGAGCGGACCAGGCGGGACCTGGTCGAGCGCGACGGCCTCGAGCCGGGACGCGTCGCCGCCTTTCCGATCGGACTCGACGTCGCGCACTTTCGGCCCGCGCCTCCCGTCCGTGACCTCCGGCGCGAATTGGGGCTCCCGCCGGGGCATCTGCTGGTCGGCATCATCTCCTATCTGCGCACGTACAAAGGGCACGAGTACTTCATCGAGGCGGCCGGGCGGATCGCGGCGCAGCGCGACGACGTCACCTTCGTCATCGTCGGCGAAGGTCCGGAGGAGCAGTCGATCCGCCGCCGGATCGAGCAGTCGGGATGGGCGTCGCGGATCAGACTGTTGGGCTTCCGCGACGACCTGCTGGAGGTGTTCCGGTCTCTGGACGTCTTCGCGATCCCGTCGGTCGAAGGAGACACGATCCCGCAAGTACTGATGCAGGCCCTGGCGCTCGGCCTCCCCGTCGTCTCCACGACGGTCGGTTCCATTCCCGACGTCGTCATCGACGGCGAAACCGGCTACGTCGTTCCTCCGCGCGACGGCCGGACATTGGCGGATCGGATCGCCCGCTTATTGAGCGATGCCGGGCTGCGATCCCGTCTGGGCGCGAACGGCAGGGCCTTGGTGGAACGGTGCTACTCCATCGACAAGATGCTGGACCGGATGGAAGCGGTCTATCAGAGCCTGGGGCAGAGTCTGCCGCAGGGTCCGGCGTCCAATCCGGAGCAGAGTACGACTCCCAAGCGGGACGGCTGACATGGCCCGCTATTCCGTCTACGTGATCGCCTACAACGACGAGCCCAACATGCGGGCCTGCCTGGAGTCGGCGGCAGGGGCGGACGAACTCGTCGTCGTCGATTCCCACAGCACCGACCGCACGGCCGCGATCGCGCGCGAATTCACGGACAAGGTTTACCAGGTCGAGTTCAACGGATTCGGCCGGCTGCGCAACCAGGCCCTAGCCTACTGCTCGCACGACTGGATCTTCAGCCTGGACAGCGACGAGCGGATGACGCCGGAATTGCGCGAGGAAATCCGCCGCCTGCTCGAGCAGGGGCCCGGGGCCGACGCGTACTTCGTCCCGCGGAAGAACTACTTTCTCGGCCGCTGGATCAAGCATTGCGGCTGGTATCCCGACTACCGCCAGCCGCAATTGTTCCGTAAGCGCCGCTTCCGGTACCGGGACGAGCTGGTCCATGAAGGTTTCGAGTGTGATGGATCGGTCGCGCATCTGACGCAGCCGGCCCTCCAGTATCCGTTCCGAGACATCGACCATTACATCCAGAAGCAGAACCGGTATTCGACGCTGATGGCCGAGCGGATGGTCGAACAGGGCCGCCGCTTTTCGAGCCTGCAGCTCGTCACCCATCCGCTCGCCGCCTTTGCCAAGATGTACGTGCAGCGGCGCGGCTTTCTCGACGGCATGCCGGGGTTGATTCTTTCCGGGCTCTATGCCTATTACACCGTCATGAAATACGCGAAGTTCTGGGAACTCACGAAGAGAGATTGAACCTTCACCTATCATGAGAGTCAGCGGCTTCACGTTTTGTCGCAATGCGGTGAAATACGACTACCCGGTGGTAGAGTCCATCCGCTCCGTGCTGCCGATCTGCGACGAGTTCATCGTGAACGTCGGACGCAGCGACGACGGCACGCTCGAATTGATCCGCTCCATCGGCGATCCCAAGATCACGATCGTCGAATCGGTCTGGGACGAGACGCTGCGCAAGGACGGGCTGATCTATTCGCAGCAGACGAACATCGCGCTCGCCCGTTGCAAGGGCGATTGGGCGCTCTACATGCAGGCCGACGAAGTCATGCACGAGGACGACCTGCCGGCACTTCGTCGCGCCATGCGTGAACAGTTCGACAATAGAACCGTAAAAGGCCTGCTGTTCCGCTATCTGCATTTCGTGGCCGACTACTGGTCCACGAATCCCTGGTTCTATCACAAGGCGGTGCGGGCCATCCGGAACAACGGCGAGGTCGAGTCCTGCGGCGACGCCGTGGGGTTTCACTTCAAGCCGACGCAACAGTATTTGCAGAGCGGCCCCAAGGAATGGCTCACTTGGTCCGGCGCGCGGATTTTTCACTACGGCTGGGTCAAGGATCCGAAGGTGATGCTGGCGAAGGTCAAGGACCAGATCAGCCGCCATCACGGGGACAGCCCTCCAGCAGACCAGGCCGGACTCTACCGGCAGGACGCCTTCCGATTCGACGACTATGCGGTCCTCAAGGAATTCTCGGGCCGGCATCCGGCCGTGATGCAGGATCGGATCCGCTTGGCCAAGCGCTGGGCCGAGCGCCGGAGCCGGTGGCTCAACCCGCGGTTCTATCGCGAAGTCCTGAAGCGGGGATTTCGGGGTTAGGAACATGCTGAGCATCATCGTCGCCGTGCACAACCAGCTGGGCCACAACCAACTCTTCCTGGAGGGCGTGAAGGCCTATACGACCGGTCCTTACGAGGTGATCGTCATCGACAACCACTCGACGGACGGCTCCCCCGAGTTTTTCGAAGCGGGCGGGTGCCGGGTGATCCGCAACGACCGGAACCTCTGTTATCCGGAGTCGATGAATCTCGGTTCGCGCGCGGCGCGCGGCGATGTGTTGTGTCACATCAATAACGATCTCTACGTTGCCCCGGGCTGGAACGGCCGGCTCGTCGAGGCCATGGATCGGCAGGGGCTCGACGTGGCCTCACCGCTGGGGTTGGAGATGATGCCGAGCCCGGCCTTGACCGATTGGATGCAGGGGCGCTGGGCCGCCATCGGCCAGGGGCGCCTGTCCAGCGGGAAGCCGCTCGATCGGCTCCGGACGATGGTACAGGCCATGTACGGAGATTGGGAGCGCTATTGCGAGGAGGTCCACCGGGCCTTCGCCGATACGGTCTTCGAGGGCATCGTCGGATCCTGCGTCATGATCCGCCGCTCGGCCTACGAGAAGATCGGCGGCTTGGACGAACGAGTGCAGGCGGCCGATTGGGATCTCTATTACACGTTGCGCAAACGGGAGATCACCACCGGAGACCTGCGCCGGTGCATGGTGCTCGGCGCCACGTTCGTGCATCATTTCATCCGCGCGACGGTCAAGAGCAAGCGGGAGCCGTTCGCCTGTACGCACGAACGGTGGTCGATCGATCAGAAATGGGACCAGCGCGAGCAGGCCGATCTCTGGTGCAAGCCGGAGGATTTCGCCCGTTCCGGCCTCCGAGAATCCGTCACCCGGCGGTTCGGCAAGCCGTTCAAGAAACTCGCACTGGAGCTCGATCGGCTGAGCGCGTGGCGGCGGCTCTGGATGCCGCCGCAGCTGGTCGTCGAACAGTATCGCCGGCAGTTCGCCAGACTTGGTCCTCCTGCCGCATCCCGCCTGAGTTGATCGCGAGAGGAGCAGCCCGTGCCGACGGTGACCGCGCTGATCATCACCAAGAACGAGGAAGCCAACATGACCGACTGCCTCGCGTCGCTCGATTGGGCCACGGAGCGCCTCGTCATCGATGCGGAGAGCGCGGATCGGACGGTCGAGCTGGCACGCGCCACAGGCGCCGACGTAGTGGTGCGACCCTGGCCCGGCTTCGGGCCCCAGAAGAATTTCGGCATGGAGCGAGCCTCGTCGGACTGGATCCTCATCGTCGACGCGGACGAGCGGGTGCCCGGTCCGCTCGCGGAGGAGATCCGGTCGCTCGTGAGCCGGTGGAAGGACGGAGATCCGGTCGCCTACGAGATCCCTCGGATGAACTTCTACTACGGCGCCTGGGTCCGCCATGCCGGGCTGTATCCCGACTATCAGATTCGCCTGGTCCGCAAGGGAACGGCGGCCTACAACGACGTGCCGGTGCACGAGAATCTGATCGTGCGGGGAACCGTCGGCAAATTGGTCAATCCGTTTGAACACCAGACCGAACGCCGCATCGACGACCACTTCCGGAAGTTCGGCCTCTATACGACGCTGGCCGCGCGCGAGAAGGGCAAGACGGTCCGGACCGTGCGGCACCGGGATCTCCTGGCTCGTCCATTGGTCGTCTTCTTCAAGACTTATCTGCTCAAGCGAGGCTATCGGGACGGAGTCCGTGGGTTGATCGTGTGCCTCTTCGCCAGCATGTACACCTTCGTCAAGTATGCGAAGCTGTGGGATGCGAGGAGAACGCCCGCGACTTCTCGGGGTCTCGCCTAGTGGCCCGGCGAATCCTGTACGTTCACGGCATCGGCGCCGTCGGCGGCGCGGAGCATGACCTGCTGGCGGTGCTGGCGCGGCTCGATCGGCGTGCCTGGGACCCCCATGTGGTCTGTCCTCCGGAAGGACCGTTCCGGGCCCTGCTGGAGCAGGCCGATCTCACCGTACATCCGCTCGCGCTGGTCCCCTGGCGAAAATGGTTTTCACCCATCATACGGTGGCGGAGCGTGGGCGGACTGCGCGACGTGATTGATCGCCTGCGTCCGACCCTCGTGCACGTTAACGACATCTGGTGGGTGCCGCATGCGCTCGGCGCGCTACGAGGGACCGTCGCGTCTCCAGCGGTGGTCGCCCACGTGCGCCAGGAGATCGAGCCTGATAAGGTGCGCCGCTATGAGCTCGACCGGATCGATCGGGTCATCGCCATCTCCGATCAGGTGGCCGACTCGTTGAAAGCCGGTGGGGTGGAAGCCCGGCGGCTGCGTAGGGTCTACAGCGGGCTTGATTTCTCCCGTCCGGTCAAGGCGATACCGGATCGGTCGGCGGTCCGCCGACGGCTGGGCGTTCCGGACTCCGCCTTGCTTCTCGGTACGGCGGCCAATCTGTTTCCTCGCAAAGGGTATGACGTGATGTTGCGGGCGCTCCCCGGCATCCTCGCGGTTCATCCCGACGTCCATTATCTGTTGGCCGGAACCGCGGAGCCCGTCCATGGCGGGTCGCTGCGGGCGTTGGCGGGAGAACTGAGAATCGCCGAGCGAATCCACATGGTCGGGTTTCAAGATCCGGTCCGGCCCTTTCTCGAGACGCTCGACCTCTACGTGCATCCGGCTCGCATGGAAGGATTCGGCATCGCGCTGGTCGAGGCGATGGCGGCCGGGAAGGCCGTGGTCGCGACCAGAACCGGCGGTGTGCCGGAAGTGGTCGAGCATGGAGAGACGGGACTCTTGGTCGCGCCGGGCGATCCGGACGGGATGCGGGACGCGGTCATCGAATTGTTGGGAGACGAGGCGAGGCGCGCGCGGATGGGAGCGAAAGGGCTCGCCCGCGCGCGGGAGCGCTTCGACCTGGGCCGGACGGTTGCGGATCTCGAACAGATGTATCGTGAAGCGGCAGCCGAATATGGGAGAGGCCGAGATGCGGATCGGCATTGATGCGAGCCCCATCATCGGCGACCGTGGCGGGGTCGGCTGGCACACCTATTATTTGCTTGAGGCCATGCTGGCCGGTTTGGACAACGTCGAATTCATCGGATACCTGCGGCCCGGCTCGGTCCTGCCGGAAGACGTACGGTCCTGGCGGACCGGCGGCCGGATCACCTGGGTCGAATCGGCCAAGTGGGCGATGCGCCGGCGCGGACGGGCCGACCGGCTGGACCTGTATCACGGCACCAACTTCAAGCTTCACACGGCCGGGCGGCACGGAGGCATCGTGACGATTCACGATCTCTGGCTGGAGCGGTTTCCGCAATACTCGACCAAAGTGCTGGGCCAGCGGCTGGCCTCGATGAAGGCCAGGCGCACGGCGCGGCGCGCCAGGATGGTCGTCACGGTATCGGATTTCTCCGCGCGCGAGCTGAGCGAACTCTATCGGGTGCCGCGTGAGCGGCTCGCCGTGATTCCGAACGGCGTCGCCGCTGTGTTTGCGGCGCGCCGGGATGATCGGGCGATGGCCGAGCTGCGGACGAGAATCCGGCTTCCGGACAAACCCTATCTGCTCTTCATCGGGGGCGCGGACCCGCGCAAGAACCATCGGCGGTTTCTCGAAGCGGCAAGCCTGATGCGGCGGCCGTTGCAGGGGCACAGCCTGCTGCTGGTCGGCTCGACCGATCATGCCTTCGGTTCCTATGATGAATCGGCCAAAGAATATGGACTCACGGCTCGCGTCTGTTGTCCGGGCCGGCTGGGCCGGGCGGACCTCCAGCTGCTCTATACCTACGCGGACCAGTTTGTCTTCCCGTCGCTCTACGAAGGATTCGGCATGCCGGTTCTCGAAGCGATGGCCTGTGGGGTTCCCGTGATCACGTCCCGCACGACCGGTGTCGCCGAGGCGGCGGGCGATGCGGCGCTGCTGGTCGATCCGGAAGACGCCCGCTCGCTGGGAGAGGCGATGGTCTCCCTGTTAGAGAATCCGTCGCTGCGGGCCTCGCTCACGGCCAAGGGGTTCGCGCGTGTGAAGCAGTTTTCCTGGCGGTCGGCTGCGGTCCAGACGTTGGACTTGTACCGACGGCTCTGTCAGGAGCGAGTGTCGTAGCCATGGCCGTGACCATGTCGCCCTGTAATATTCTCGTCATCAAACTGCGCTATCTGGGAGACGTGCTGCTGGCCACGCCCACCCTGGAGGCGTTGAAAGCGGCCTATCCTACCGCCAGACTGACCGTCGTGATCAATCGGGGAACCGAGGCCATGCTGGCCGGCAATCCGCACGTGGACGACGTGCTGCCGCTCGAGCGAGGGTCGCTCCTCGCCCAATGGCGGTTCCTGCGCGAGCTTCGACGGAGACGATTCGATGTGGTCATTGATCTGACCGACGCGGACCGGTCCGCCTGGCTGAGCTGGATGACCGGAGCGCCGGTGCGTGTCGGATTCAACGACGAAGGACGCCTCCGTGGGCGTTGTTATACCGTGGTCGTACGAGGCGAACCGGGGTCGCATCGTATCGAGCGGGATCTCGCGTCCCTGGCTCCGTTGCCTCTCGTTGTCGACGGCCAGACGCCGCGCCTCTGGCTTGCCCCGGAAGAAGAGCGGCGCGCCGCGGAGTTATTGACCCGTCATGGCGTCGACGGAAAGAAACCCCTGGCCATGTTGCAACCGGGCGCGCGCTACTGGTTCAAAGCCTGGCCGTGGGAGCGGTTCGCCGCGCTGGCCGATCGACTTGCGGAGCAGTATGGCTCTCAGGTCCTGATCGGAGGGAGCCCGCAGGAATTCGACCTCGCCGAACGGATCTGCGGTACGGCTGCGAGCCGCCCGGTCAATCTGGCCGGACAGGCGGACATGCGGACCTATGCCGCGGTGCTCAAGCGGGTCTCGCTGTTCGTCGGAAACGACAGCGGCGCCATGCATGTGGCAGCCGCGGTCGGGACGCCGCTCGTCGCCCTGTTCGGGCCGTCCGATCCGAAGGAATGGGGACCGCGCGCTGCCGCCGCAGCCGTACTCTACAAGGGACTGGATTGCCGCGCTTGTTTTCATCCGACGTGTGATCGAGGAGAGCAGAATTGCATGAGGCTCATCTCGGTTGATGAGGTCATGTCGGCAGTGGATGAATTGAATAAGAAGATGCAGAAAGGCGCGTTGCGCTGACAACTGCATCGTTGAATTGTAACGCAGCAATGTGTATTGCTCTGTCGCGACCGACTGGAACCTATCTCAAAATGGGTGTTCCGGTCGGAACTGGTCATGCCCGCGAAAGCGGGCATCCAGAATGACCTAAAAAGACTGGATTCCCGCCTGCGCGGGAATGACGACCACAGATCCCATCCCATCATGAATGAAATTTGAGATAGGTTCTAGTTTTCTCTTGGGTCGGCGGCAAGGACACATCAAGGGGTGATGAAGTGACCCTGCTCGATCGCTTATTGGTTCAGGCGTTCGTGAAAATATTCGACTGTCACGAGCCGGTTTTCGAGATCGGATCGCATCAGCTTCAGGAGGGTGGGAACCCCTATCAAGATCTCCGGCCGTTCTTTCCAGGCAGAAAATATATTGGATCTGATTTTACGTCTGGTCCCGGCGTAGATTGTGTCGCAGATGCGACGCGCTTGGGGATCAAGAAAGGCTCCATCGGCACAGTCATCATGGTCTCGACGGTCGAACATATTTTTCGTGTATTCGACGCTTTTCATGAGGCCGAAGGAGTGTTGTCGGACCAGGGCGCCCTCATTGTCACCTCTCACATGGATTGCGGTATTCATGCGTACCCGAGCGACTATTGGCGGTTCACTCCGGAGGCCTTTGCCAGACTGCTCGACCCTTTTCCCGCCAAGATTGTCGGCTACCAAGGGCTCTCCTACAACCCGTTTGTAGTCTTTGGGATCGCATTCAAGACCGCACCGGAAAACATCGAGGCGCGAACCGGACGATTCCGTCTGGAGCTGGAGCGGTCGATGAAGGAAGCCGGCGATGCCGTTCCGTTCAAGAAAAAAATCTCTCGGATCCGTCGCCTCTGCTTCTATCGGCTGTTCGGCTCAAAGGATTCCTTCCGAAAGCTTCGGGATGAGTATGTCATCGGCTGGCATGACTAACGAGTGAGGAGATCCCACAAACCCCTTGACTCGGCGACTCCGAGCGTTCATAAAGTGAACACGGAGGTGGAATGGACGTCCAGGGTCAGCGGGACCTGCTTCTCCTGTCTGAAGTTGAACGCAACGCGCATCTGACCCAGCGCTCACTCTCGAGTCGTCTCGGTGTGGCGCTCGGCCTGACCAATCTGTACATCAAGCGACTGGCCCGCAAGGGCTACATCGAGATCGAGGCGATTCCCCCCAATCGAGTCCGGTACCAGCTCACGCCGCAGGGCGCCGCGGAAAAAGCTCGCCTGACGCATGAGTACATGGATTATTCGTTGGCCTACTATCGCGACATTCGCATCCGGTTGAAGGAAATGTTGGCGACCGTGGGACGGCTTGCCGGCCGGCGGTTCGTCATTTTCGGTACGGGTGAGCTGGCTGAGCTGACCTACTTGTCGCTACGGGAGATGGACGGCACCTGCGTGGGGTTTCTCGACGACGAGCGGCGGGACTCGTTTCTCTCCTATCCGGTTTCCTTTCCGGAAGCGATCGGTCGATGGGAGTTCGATAAGGTGCTGATCGCGGACCTCGATCAGGCCTCCGCTCACGAGGCGAGATTGATCGGATGCGGCGTGTCGCCCGACAAGGTGATGAGGCTGGTCTTGACGTCGCAGAGAAAGGCACAGGCGGATGTTGGGCCCGTCTAGCGGAGCGACGGACTGCGGGGCGGAGAGGTCCCGCTGGTACGCGTTGCGCACCAGGTCGCGCCATGAAAAACTGGTGCGCGATCAGCTCAACGGCCAGGGCATCGAGCCCCTGCTGCCGACGGTCCGCCGCCTGAGCCAATGGAAAGACCGGAAGAAGGAAGTGGAAGTGCCGCTGTTCTCGGGCTACTGCTTCGTGCGTTTCGCCTCCGAGCAGAAGCTTCCGGTGCTCAAGACGGTCGGCGT belongs to Nitrospira sp. and includes:
- the waaF gene encoding lipopolysaccharide heptosyltransferase II, whose protein sequence is MPDGTPKKVLVRGPNWLGDAVMCEPALRGLKRLWPGMQLFLLVKPAVAQLFQAHPAIDRLVVYEDRTRHAGLTGKWTLAGDLRRERFDLAVLFQNAFEAAFITFLAGIPRRYGYATDGRSALLTEPVAPPDPGTLVHQVHYYWNLVKPLGVSGAPFQPELRVTPEEDQSMAARLMQAGIGAQDPVIGVNPGSTYGGAKRWLPERFTHVAERLARRLEESQGKPAAVLILGAKGEEALGRSVAAGLTGRSMVLSGATTIRELMAAVKRCGVLVTNDTGPMHIGSAFGVPIVAVFGPTDWRTTSPSGAGHALIRHPVECAPCLLRECPIDHRCMTGVSADQVYEAAAKLIRAPGSAPARPEVPSPGPVAAERSSPRPVLDGVTVFLDRDGTLNEDTGYLRSAAELRLLPGVATSLARLKAAGARLVVVTNQSGVGRGFLSLKDLEALHARLQGLLEADDAALDAIYFCPHHPDDGCRCRKPARGMVDRAVAELQVDLRRSYLIGDHARDIQLAHVVGARSVLLVPGPIDEAVKEQLRAERAMPDFIARTISEAAEWILTDAELRAGTPAQAGERSAG
- a CDS encoding glycosyltransferase family 9 protein, whose translation is MRAPMTAYQHILFIKPSSLGDIVHAMPTLAAVRRAHPDATVGWLVKRQWAGLVERIDGVDHLWEVEPGVKGWLSLVPALRADRFDLAIDLQGLFRSAMMGRLSGAPERIGFANAREGSPWLYTRRVAVPHPNMHAVDRYLLVAKALGADARPAEFKFRIPHRDHETVERVLRQAGWAAGERLIAVNVSARWLTKRWPIASFAALSDLVVQRDIGSVLFIGGSDERAQVAQVRGLMKARSLDLSGALPVGLLPALLSRVELLITNDSGPMHIAAAVGTPVAAMFGPTSPLRTGPYGTDHAVLMHPVPCSPCFSRTCSNSQPLVCLTDITVDRAFSVVASLPRRSARSL
- a CDS encoding glycosyltransferase family 4 protein; the protein is MNLFISESSTAVGGQELAVLLHAEGLAKRGHRLRLILEPGSPIAAMAEERRLPVTLLSMRRNRYPQAILAMRRLMHRERPAILQVNSSRDSWIGCIAVRLLQPRPKIIRIRHISTPLNRNMTTQLLYRRLLDMVVVTGGERTRRDLVERDGLEPGRVAAFPIGLDVAHFRPAPPVRDLRRELGLPPGHLLVGIISYLRTYKGHEYFIEAAGRIAAQRDDVTFVIVGEGPEEQSIRRRIEQSGWASRIRLLGFRDDLLEVFRSLDVFAIPSVEGDTIPQVLMQALALGLPVVSTTVGSIPDVVIDGETGYVVPPRDGRTLADRIARLLSDAGLRSRLGANGRALVERCYSIDKMLDRMEAVYQSLGQSLPQGPASNPEQSTTPKRDG
- a CDS encoding glycosyltransferase family 2 protein, which encodes MARYSVYVIAYNDEPNMRACLESAAGADELVVVDSHSTDRTAAIAREFTDKVYQVEFNGFGRLRNQALAYCSHDWIFSLDSDERMTPELREEIRRLLEQGPGADAYFVPRKNYFLGRWIKHCGWYPDYRQPQLFRKRRFRYRDELVHEGFECDGSVAHLTQPALQYPFRDIDHYIQKQNRYSTLMAERMVEQGRRFSSLQLVTHPLAAFAKMYVQRRGFLDGMPGLILSGLYAYYTVMKYAKFWELTKRD
- a CDS encoding glycosyltransferase family 2 protein, encoding MRVSGFTFCRNAVKYDYPVVESIRSVLPICDEFIVNVGRSDDGTLELIRSIGDPKITIVESVWDETLRKDGLIYSQQTNIALARCKGDWALYMQADEVMHEDDLPALRRAMREQFDNRTVKGLLFRYLHFVADYWSTNPWFYHKAVRAIRNNGEVESCGDAVGFHFKPTQQYLQSGPKEWLTWSGARIFHYGWVKDPKVMLAKVKDQISRHHGDSPPADQAGLYRQDAFRFDDYAVLKEFSGRHPAVMQDRIRLAKRWAERRSRWLNPRFYREVLKRGFRG
- a CDS encoding glycosyltransferase translates to MLSIIVAVHNQLGHNQLFLEGVKAYTTGPYEVIVIDNHSTDGSPEFFEAGGCRVIRNDRNLCYPESMNLGSRAARGDVLCHINNDLYVAPGWNGRLVEAMDRQGLDVASPLGLEMMPSPALTDWMQGRWAAIGQGRLSSGKPLDRLRTMVQAMYGDWERYCEEVHRAFADTVFEGIVGSCVMIRRSAYEKIGGLDERVQAADWDLYYTLRKREITTGDLRRCMVLGATFVHHFIRATVKSKREPFACTHERWSIDQKWDQREQADLWCKPEDFARSGLRESVTRRFGKPFKKLALELDRLSAWRRLWMPPQLVVEQYRRQFARLGPPAASRLS
- a CDS encoding glycosyltransferase family 2 protein, with protein sequence MPTVTALIITKNEEANMTDCLASLDWATERLVIDAESADRTVELARATGADVVVRPWPGFGPQKNFGMERASSDWILIVDADERVPGPLAEEIRSLVSRWKDGDPVAYEIPRMNFYYGAWVRHAGLYPDYQIRLVRKGTAAYNDVPVHENLIVRGTVGKLVNPFEHQTERRIDDHFRKFGLYTTLAAREKGKTVRTVRHRDLLARPLVVFFKTYLLKRGYRDGVRGLIVCLFASMYTFVKYAKLWDARRTPATSRGLA
- a CDS encoding glycosyltransferase family 4 protein codes for the protein MARRILYVHGIGAVGGAEHDLLAVLARLDRRAWDPHVVCPPEGPFRALLEQADLTVHPLALVPWRKWFSPIIRWRSVGGLRDVIDRLRPTLVHVNDIWWVPHALGALRGTVASPAVVAHVRQEIEPDKVRRYELDRIDRVIAISDQVADSLKAGGVEARRLRRVYSGLDFSRPVKAIPDRSAVRRRLGVPDSALLLGTAANLFPRKGYDVMLRALPGILAVHPDVHYLLAGTAEPVHGGSLRALAGELRIAERIHMVGFQDPVRPFLETLDLYVHPARMEGFGIALVEAMAAGKAVVATRTGGVPEVVEHGETGLLVAPGDPDGMRDAVIELLGDEARRARMGAKGLARARERFDLGRTVADLEQMYREAAAEYGRGRDADRH
- a CDS encoding glycosyltransferase family 1 protein, producing the protein MRIGIDASPIIGDRGGVGWHTYYLLEAMLAGLDNVEFIGYLRPGSVLPEDVRSWRTGGRITWVESAKWAMRRRGRADRLDLYHGTNFKLHTAGRHGGIVTIHDLWLERFPQYSTKVLGQRLASMKARRTARRARMVVTVSDFSARELSELYRVPRERLAVIPNGVAAVFAARRDDRAMAELRTRIRLPDKPYLLFIGGADPRKNHRRFLEAASLMRRPLQGHSLLLVGSTDHAFGSYDESAKEYGLTARVCCPGRLGRADLQLLYTYADQFVFPSLYEGFGMPVLEAMACGVPVITSRTTGVAEAAGDAALLVDPEDARSLGEAMVSLLENPSLRASLTAKGFARVKQFSWRSAAVQTLDLYRRLCQERVS